One genomic region from Pseudoduganella lutea encodes:
- a CDS encoding thiazole synthase, with protein sequence MQTNDEDLLTIAGRQYRSRLLVGSGKYRDLEQTRAATLAAGAEIITVAIRRVNIGQDPHAPNLLDVVPPSEFTILPNTAGCYTAKDAVYTLQLARELLDGHKLVKLEVLGDEKTLFPNMPETLVAARELVKDGFDVMVYCSDDPIQARMLEDIGCVAVMPLASLIGSGMGILNPWNLSLIIEQANVPVLVDAGVGTASDAAIAMELGCDGVLMNTAIAAARDPVRMARAMRLAVEAGRDAYLAGRMPRKFAASPSSPMAGRLA encoded by the coding sequence ATGCAAACGAACGATGAAGACCTGCTCACCATCGCGGGCCGGCAATACCGCTCGCGCCTGCTGGTAGGCAGCGGCAAGTACCGCGACCTCGAGCAGACGCGTGCCGCCACCCTGGCGGCCGGCGCGGAAATCATCACGGTGGCGATCCGCCGTGTGAACATCGGCCAGGATCCCCATGCGCCGAACCTGCTGGACGTGGTGCCGCCGTCGGAATTCACGATCCTGCCCAACACGGCCGGCTGCTACACGGCGAAAGATGCGGTGTACACGCTGCAACTGGCGCGCGAGCTGCTCGATGGCCACAAGCTCGTCAAGCTCGAAGTGCTGGGCGACGAAAAGACGCTGTTCCCGAACATGCCAGAAACGCTGGTCGCCGCAAGGGAACTCGTGAAGGATGGCTTCGACGTGATGGTCTATTGCAGCGACGATCCAATCCAGGCGCGCATGCTGGAAGACATCGGCTGCGTGGCCGTGATGCCGCTGGCATCGCTGATCGGTTCCGGCATGGGCATCCTCAATCCGTGGAACCTGTCGCTGATCATCGAACAGGCCAATGTGCCGGTGCTGGTCGATGCCGGCGTGGGCACGGCATCGGATGCGGCGATCGCGATGGAACTCGGTTGCGACGGCGTGCTGATGAATACCGCCATTGCCGCCGCGCGCGACCCGGTGCGGATGGCGCGCGCGATGCGCCTGGCCGTGGAAGCGGGGCGCGATGCATACCTGGCCGGCCGCATGCCGCGCAAGTTCGCCGCGTCGCCGTCGTCGCCAATGGCCGG
- the thiS gene encoding sulfur carrier protein ThiS, with protein MEIMLNGAPRALPPGQTLAELIAALELEGQALALAVNRSVVPRQRWGEMALNAQDRVDIVRAIGGG; from the coding sequence ATGGAAATCATGCTGAACGGGGCGCCGCGCGCGTTGCCGCCGGGGCAGACCCTGGCGGAACTCATCGCGGCGCTGGAGCTGGAAGGCCAGGCGCTGGCGCTGGCCGTCAATCGCAGTGTCGTGCCGCGGCAACGCTGGGGCGAGATGGCGCTGAACGCGCAGGATCGCGTGGACATCGTCCGCGCCATCGGCGGTGGATGA